From Cellulosimicrobium sp. ES-005, one genomic window encodes:
- the uraH gene encoding hydroxyisourate hydrolase, producing MSTHASHITTHVLDAASGRPAEGIAVRLEAAPEIADRTTGQGWSLVASSRTNDDGRVPQLGPETLVPGTYRLVFDTGEYFDRRDTVSFYPEVVIVFRVASAEQHYHVPVLLSPFAYSTYRGS from the coding sequence ATGAGCACCCACGCCAGCCACATCACCACGCACGTACTCGACGCGGCCAGCGGTAGGCCCGCCGAGGGGATCGCCGTCCGCCTGGAGGCGGCTCCGGAGATCGCGGACAGGACGACGGGGCAGGGCTGGTCCCTGGTGGCGTCCTCCCGCACGAACGACGACGGTCGCGTGCCCCAGCTCGGGCCCGAGACCCTCGTCCCCGGTACGTACCGGCTCGTGTTCGACACGGGCGAGTACTTCGACCGGCGAGACACCGTGTCCTTCTACCCGGAGGTCGTCATCGTCTTCCGGGTGGCGAGCGCTGAGCAGCACTACCACGTCCCCGTCCTGCTCAGCCCGTTCGCCTACTCGACCTATCGAGGGAGCTGA
- the pucL gene encoding factor-independent urate hydroxylase has protein sequence MSTTTTTAAQPAATQSSGAIVLGDNQWGKAEVRLVRVDRATPRHEITDLNVSSQLRGGQEATHLEGDNSKCVATDTQKNTIYAFARDGVGAIEDFAIRLGRHFVEDFEWIEGGRWEIEQYSWNRIETADGEHDHAFVRNNQETRTTVVQRDGDEVFVVSGLTDLVVLKSTGSEFHGFPRDRYTTLVETNDRILATSVTSRWRYTTTDVDFDAVYAKVRAIQLEAFATTHSLALQQTLFAMGKAVLEAVPEIAEIKFSMPNKHHFLVDLAPFGLDNPNEVFYAADRPYGLIEATVQREGEPAEPRAWATVTGFC, from the coding sequence ATGAGCACCACCACCACGACCGCCGCGCAGCCGGCGGCCACGCAGAGCAGCGGGGCCATCGTCCTGGGCGACAACCAGTGGGGCAAGGCGGAGGTGCGCCTCGTGCGCGTCGACCGCGCCACGCCTCGCCACGAGATCACGGACCTCAACGTCTCCTCGCAGCTGCGGGGCGGGCAGGAGGCCACGCACCTGGAGGGCGACAACTCCAAGTGCGTCGCCACCGACACGCAGAAGAACACGATCTACGCGTTCGCCCGCGACGGCGTCGGCGCGATCGAGGACTTCGCGATCCGCCTCGGCCGGCACTTCGTCGAGGACTTCGAGTGGATCGAGGGCGGCCGCTGGGAGATCGAGCAGTACTCCTGGAACCGCATCGAGACCGCGGACGGCGAGCACGACCACGCGTTCGTGCGGAACAACCAGGAGACGCGCACGACCGTCGTCCAGCGCGACGGCGACGAGGTCTTCGTCGTCTCGGGCCTCACGGACCTCGTCGTGCTCAAGTCGACGGGCTCGGAGTTCCACGGGTTCCCGCGCGACCGCTACACGACCCTCGTGGAGACGAACGACCGCATCCTCGCGACGTCGGTCACGTCGCGCTGGCGCTACACGACGACGGACGTCGACTTCGACGCCGTGTACGCGAAGGTCCGCGCGATCCAGCTCGAGGCGTTCGCGACGACCCACTCGCTCGCGCTGCAGCAGACGCTGTTCGCGATGGGCAAGGCGGTCCTGGAGGCCGTCCCGGAGATCGCCGAGATCAAGTTCTCGATGCCGAACAAGCACCACTTCCTCGTGGACCTGGCGCCGTTCGGCCTCGACAACCCCAACGAGGTCTTCTACGCGGCCGACCGCCCGTACGGGCTCATCGAGGCGACGGTGCAGCGCGAGGGCGAGCCGGCCGAGCCGCGCGCCTGGGCGACCGTCACCGGGTTCTGCTGA
- a CDS encoding IclR family transcriptional regulator → MAETSAATEPTETAPGVRPAKASGGVQSVDRAIELLELLADFGGESGLSELAQHAGLPLPTIHRLLRTLLAQGYVRQTPSRRYTLGPRLIRLGESAGRQLGAGARPYLERLAHDLGESANLAMIDRDMAVYVAQASSSHSMRMFTEVGRRVYTHCTGVGKAVLAQLPDQTVREIMGRVGMPPATDQSITDVDALLAELAATRDRGYAIDDGEQELGVRCFAVAVPDAPTPTALSVSGPAARVTYEFGERAVPVLHRVANELTRELITAAP, encoded by the coding sequence ATGGCCGAGACCTCGGCGGCGACGGAGCCGACGGAGACCGCCCCGGGCGTGCGCCCGGCGAAGGCGTCCGGGGGCGTGCAGTCGGTCGACCGGGCGATCGAGCTGCTCGAGCTGCTCGCCGACTTCGGCGGCGAGTCCGGGCTCAGCGAGCTCGCGCAGCACGCCGGCCTCCCCCTGCCGACGATCCACCGGCTGCTGCGCACGCTGCTCGCGCAGGGCTACGTGCGCCAGACGCCGTCGCGCCGGTACACGCTCGGCCCGCGCCTCATCCGGCTCGGCGAGTCGGCCGGGCGCCAGCTCGGCGCCGGCGCCCGTCCCTACCTCGAGCGGCTCGCCCACGACCTCGGCGAGTCGGCGAACCTCGCGATGATCGACCGCGACATGGCGGTCTACGTCGCCCAGGCGTCGTCGAGCCACTCGATGCGGATGTTCACCGAGGTCGGCCGGCGCGTCTACACGCACTGCACGGGCGTCGGCAAGGCGGTGCTCGCCCAGCTCCCCGACCAGACGGTGCGGGAGATCATGGGCCGCGTCGGCATGCCGCCCGCGACGGACCAGTCGATCACCGACGTCGACGCGCTCCTCGCCGAGCTCGCCGCGACGCGCGACCGCGGCTACGCGATCGACGACGGCGAGCAGGAGCTCGGTGTGCGCTGCTTCGCCGTCGCGGTGCCCGACGCCCCGACCCCCACCGCCCTGTCCGTCTCGGGCCCCGCGGCCCGCGTGACGTACGAGTTCGGGGAGCGAGCCGTGCCGGTGCTGCACCGCGTCGCGAACGAGCTCACGCGCGAGCTCATCACCGCGGCGCCCTGA
- a CDS encoding NAD-dependent malic enzyme: protein MTSETKAPETQATTAKAAATSPSYSITLRVEAPSGHRTASDLVAAVSATGAAITGVDVSESGADRLVVDVTADTVDAAHVEQIRDALGALDGITVRHVSDATFLMHLGGKLEVNPKVPLRHRADLARAYTPGVARVCLAIAERPEDARRLTVKRNTVAVVTDGTAVLGLGDIGPAAALPVMEGKAALFKQFAGVDAWPVCLDTTDTEEIIRTVKAIAPVYGGINLEDISAPRCFEIERRLREELDIPVFHDDQHGTAIVVLAALTNALRVVGKRIEDVRIVVSGVGAAGNAIISLLQGQGARRIVAFDRHGAIHPGANLTDEHRRRLAETTNAEGFTGTLREGLAGADVFIGVSGPNILTGDDVATMADDAIVFALANPTPEVDPIAAAQHATVVATGRSDYPNQINNVLAFPGLFRGLLDVGASEISDEMLRAAAVAIADAVAPEELSASYIVPSVFEPAVSKAVARAVAEVAERARAEQAQESTTSGHHVGSAPRS from the coding sequence ATGACGTCCGAGACGAAGGCCCCGGAGACGCAGGCCACGACGGCGAAGGCCGCGGCGACCAGCCCGAGCTACTCCATCACGCTGCGCGTCGAGGCCCCGAGCGGGCACCGCACCGCGAGCGACCTCGTCGCCGCCGTGAGCGCGACGGGCGCCGCGATCACGGGCGTCGACGTCTCGGAGTCGGGCGCGGACCGCCTCGTCGTCGACGTCACGGCGGACACCGTGGACGCCGCGCACGTCGAGCAGATCCGCGACGCGCTCGGGGCGCTCGACGGCATCACCGTCCGCCACGTGAGCGACGCGACGTTCCTCATGCACCTCGGCGGCAAGCTCGAGGTCAACCCCAAGGTCCCCCTGCGCCACCGCGCCGACCTCGCCCGCGCCTACACGCCCGGCGTGGCGCGCGTGTGCCTCGCCATCGCCGAGCGCCCCGAGGACGCGCGCCGTCTGACGGTCAAGCGCAACACCGTCGCGGTCGTGACGGACGGCACCGCCGTCCTCGGCCTGGGCGACATCGGCCCGGCCGCCGCGCTCCCGGTCATGGAGGGCAAGGCGGCGCTCTTCAAGCAGTTCGCGGGCGTCGACGCCTGGCCGGTCTGCCTGGACACGACCGACACCGAGGAGATCATCCGCACCGTCAAGGCGATCGCGCCCGTGTACGGCGGGATCAACCTCGAGGACATCTCCGCGCCGCGCTGCTTCGAGATCGAGCGCCGCCTGCGCGAGGAGCTCGACATCCCCGTGTTCCACGACGACCAGCACGGCACCGCGATCGTCGTGCTCGCCGCGCTGACGAACGCGCTGCGCGTCGTGGGCAAGCGGATCGAGGACGTGCGCATCGTCGTCTCGGGCGTCGGCGCCGCGGGCAACGCGATCATCTCGCTGCTCCAGGGTCAGGGCGCGCGCCGCATCGTCGCGTTCGACCGGCACGGCGCGATCCACCCGGGTGCGAACCTCACCGACGAGCACCGCCGTCGCCTCGCCGAGACGACCAACGCCGAGGGCTTCACGGGCACGCTGCGCGAGGGCCTCGCGGGAGCCGACGTGTTCATCGGCGTCTCCGGCCCCAACATCCTCACGGGCGACGACGTCGCGACGATGGCCGACGACGCGATCGTCTTCGCGCTCGCGAACCCGACGCCCGAGGTCGACCCCATCGCCGCCGCGCAGCACGCGACCGTCGTCGCGACGGGACGCAGCGACTACCCGAACCAGATCAACAACGTCCTCGCCTTCCCGGGCCTGTTCCGCGGGCTGCTCGACGTCGGCGCGAGCGAGATCTCGGACGAGATGCTGCGCGCCGCGGCCGTCGCGATCGCGGACGCCGTCGCGCCCGAGGAGCTCAGCGCGAGCTACATCGTGCCGAGCGTGTTCGAGCCCGCGGTCTCCAAGGCGGTCGCGCGCGCCGTCGCCGAGGTCGCGGAGCGCGCCCGTGCGGAGCAGGCTCAGGAGAGCACCACGTCGGGTCACCACGTCGGGTCGGCGCCCCGGTCCTGA